Proteins found in one Streptococcus iniae genomic segment:
- a CDS encoding ABC transporter substrate-binding protein, whose amino-acid sequence MKKKRLMLAVLTAFMVLPLVACRKEGVADNSKVSIGIMQYAEHPALDSAREGFMEALAEGGYKEGKNLKVTLKNAQGEQSNLQTMVEQLAGKNNLNFAIATPAAQALLNTDPETPAVFTAVTDPLAAGLANSFRKPGKNMTGSIDATEVSDQIDLLIKVVPKAKRVGIFYNSSEVNSEVQAKAARKVLEKKGMKVVEKTVTTSNDVQQVMTSLASQVDAVYLPTDNTVASTATTIGQVLKDAKVPALGSDEAYLQATLLTSGVDFKAIGKSAGKQALAILKGEKASDLAIVKPQKPLIAINEDMAKSLGRNVAELKALVK is encoded by the coding sequence ATGAAAAAGAAACGTCTGATGTTAGCAGTATTAACAGCCTTTATGGTGCTACCTTTGGTAGCTTGTCGTAAAGAAGGAGTCGCTGATAACAGCAAGGTCTCTATTGGGATTATGCAATATGCAGAACACCCAGCTCTAGACAGTGCTCGTGAGGGCTTTATGGAAGCCTTAGCAGAAGGAGGCTACAAAGAAGGAAAGAACTTAAAAGTCACTCTCAAAAATGCCCAAGGAGAACAATCTAACCTCCAAACCATGGTAGAACAATTAGCCGGGAAAAATAATCTTAATTTTGCCATTGCAACGCCAGCAGCGCAAGCCCTGTTAAACACGGATCCGGAGACGCCAGCAGTTTTTACAGCAGTCACTGATCCTCTTGCGGCAGGCTTGGCTAATTCTTTCCGTAAACCAGGAAAGAACATGACAGGTTCTATTGATGCAACAGAAGTTTCAGATCAAATTGACCTCCTCATCAAGGTAGTGCCAAAGGCTAAGAGGGTCGGCATTTTTTACAACTCCAGTGAAGTCAACTCTGAAGTGCAAGCTAAGGCAGCGCGTAAAGTCCTTGAGAAAAAAGGAATGAAAGTCGTTGAAAAAACAGTAACAACAAGTAATGATGTGCAACAAGTAATGACCAGTCTAGCTAGTCAAGTTGACGCGGTTTACTTGCCAACAGACAACACCGTAGCCTCAACAGCAACAACCATTGGTCAAGTTCTAAAAGATGCCAAAGTCCCAGCTCTAGGCAGTGATGAAGCTTACCTGCAAGCAACCTTATTAACATCAGGAGTGGATTTCAAGGCTATTGGAAAATCAGCCGGCAAACAGGCCCTAGCCATTCTCAAAGGGGAAAAAGCAAGCGACCTGGCTATTGTGAAACCCCAAAAACCACTTATTGCAATCAATGAAGATATGGCTAAAAGCCTTGGCAGGAATGTAGCTGAGCTAAAAGCCCTCGTGAAATAG
- the hslO gene encoding Hsp33 family molecular chaperone HslO, with protein sequence MDKIIKSLAASGSFRAFVLDSTETVKTAQEKHKTLSSSTVALGRTLIANQIMAANQKGDSKITVKVIGDSSFGHVISVADTKGHVKGYIQNTGVDIKKTATGEVVVGPFMGNGHFVTIIDYGTGNPYTSTTPLISGEIGEDFAYYLTESEQTPSAVGLNVLLDDKDQVKVAGGFMVQVLPGASEEEIARYEKRLQEMPSIASLLESEDHIEALLSAIYGDEPYKRLSEEPLSFQCDCSKERFESALMTLPTSDLEEMIQEDHGAEIVCQFCQTTYTFNENDLRGIINDKA encoded by the coding sequence ATGGATAAAATTATTAAATCGTTAGCAGCATCTGGCTCTTTTAGAGCCTTTGTTCTTGACAGCACTGAGACTGTTAAGACTGCTCAAGAAAAACACAAGACCCTATCATCATCTACCGTAGCCCTTGGCCGTACCTTGATTGCCAACCAAATCATGGCAGCCAACCAAAAAGGTGACAGCAAAATCACAGTAAAGGTCATCGGGGACTCTTCTTTTGGTCATGTCATTTCTGTGGCTGACACTAAAGGTCATGTCAAAGGTTACATTCAAAATACTGGTGTTGATATCAAAAAAACAGCGACTGGCGAAGTAGTTGTTGGCCCCTTTATGGGAAATGGCCATTTTGTCACGATCATTGATTACGGAACAGGTAATCCCTACACCTCAACAACTCCATTGATTTCAGGAGAGATTGGCGAAGACTTTGCTTATTATTTAACGGAATCAGAGCAAACACCATCTGCTGTTGGTCTTAATGTTCTTTTAGATGACAAGGACCAGGTTAAGGTGGCTGGTGGTTTTATGGTGCAAGTCTTGCCTGGTGCTTCTGAGGAAGAAATTGCCCGTTATGAAAAACGCCTGCAAGAAATGCCTTCTATTGCAAGTTTGCTGGAGTCAGAAGACCATATTGAAGCTCTTCTTTCAGCTATTTATGGCGATGAGCCTTATAAACGCCTATCAGAAGAGCCCTTAAGTTTCCAATGCGACTGCAGTAAAGAGCGTTTTGAATCAGCCCTTATGACCCTGCCAACCAGTGATCTTGAAGAGATGATTCAAGAAGACCATGGCGCTGAAATTGTCTGCCAATTCTGTCAGACAACCTATACCTTTAATGAGAATGATTTGAGAGGGATTATCAATGACAAAGCTTAA
- a CDS encoding ABC transporter substrate-binding protein — protein sequence MKKVAYVMTIALTSLTLIACRAQEESKAPKDNVTVGILQYMEHDSLSAARKGFEEELAAEGYKEGKNLKLNYQNAQGDQGNLQTISEKLVKDSDLILAIATPSAQALATVSTQTPVVFTAVTDPLSAKLVESLKKPGGLLTGTSDQAPIDKQVALLGQALPKAKEIGILYTSSERNSEVQVKEAEKELKAAGYKVTKKGISSSNDVQDAATSLMQTADALFVPTDNTIASTMTMLGQLSLEHKVPIIGGSTDMVDQGGLLTYGTNYKALGKQVGKQAVQILKGKSPAKIPVEKPANVQVHVNVKQAKALGIDVSGLSEKK from the coding sequence ATGAAAAAAGTAGCCTATGTAATGACCATCGCCCTAACCAGTTTGACACTAATAGCTTGTCGAGCACAGGAAGAATCAAAAGCGCCAAAAGACAATGTCACCGTAGGCATTTTGCAGTACATGGAACATGATTCCTTGAGCGCAGCCCGTAAGGGATTTGAAGAAGAATTAGCAGCAGAAGGGTATAAAGAAGGGAAAAACCTCAAACTAAACTACCAGAATGCCCAAGGAGACCAAGGCAACCTTCAAACCATTTCTGAAAAGTTGGTTAAGGACAGCGACCTGATTTTAGCCATTGCAACACCATCAGCACAGGCCTTGGCCACTGTTTCAACACAGACACCGGTGGTCTTTACAGCTGTTACAGATCCTTTGTCAGCTAAGCTTGTCGAAAGCCTTAAAAAGCCAGGTGGCCTCTTAACAGGAACAAGTGACCAGGCACCTATTGATAAGCAGGTTGCTCTCTTAGGACAGGCATTGCCAAAAGCTAAAGAAATTGGCATTTTGTACACAAGCAGTGAACGCAATTCAGAAGTCCAAGTAAAAGAAGCTGAAAAAGAACTCAAAGCAGCTGGCTATAAAGTCACCAAAAAAGGCATTTCAAGCTCTAACGATGTTCAAGATGCAGCAACAAGCCTTATGCAAACAGCAGATGCTCTTTTTGTCCCAACAGACAATACCATTGCATCAACCATGACCATGCTTGGTCAGCTTTCTCTTGAGCACAAGGTGCCAATCATTGGTGGTTCAACAGATATGGTTGACCAAGGCGGCCTCTTAACTTATGGAACTAATTATAAAGCTTTAGGCAAACAAGTTGGTAAACAAGCTGTGCAAATCTTAAAAGGCAAATCACCAGCAAAAATTCCTGTTGAAAAACCAGCAAATGTTCAAGTACATGTCAACGTCAAACAAGCTAAAGCCTTGGGGATTGACGTATCAGGCTTATCAGAGAAAAAATAA
- a CDS encoding ABC transporter ATP-binding protein — MSPLLALQEIHKVFEAGTVNENHVLRGLSLDVEEGDFISIIGGNGAGKSTLMNTLAGTLSIDSGDILLEGKSIKNLSANKRARDISRVFQDPKMGTASRLSIEENMAIAYRRGKKRGLGWGVKEEDRKVFQESLKELGLHLENRLKVDTQFLSGGQRQALTLLMASLEKPKVLLLDEHTAALDPKTSDMVMQLTDKIVKNHQLTTLMITHNMENAIAYGNRLVMLHHGKIVVDVKGKAKENLTVAQLMELFHQNSGHELTDDALVLG, encoded by the coding sequence ATGTCACCATTATTAGCATTACAAGAGATTCATAAAGTTTTTGAAGCAGGAACTGTCAATGAGAACCATGTCCTTAGAGGGCTCTCTTTAGACGTGGAAGAAGGAGACTTCATCTCAATTATCGGAGGAAACGGCGCCGGCAAATCAACCTTGATGAACACACTAGCAGGCACACTAAGCATCGATTCAGGCGACATCTTACTGGAAGGAAAGTCCATTAAAAACCTCTCTGCCAACAAACGAGCTCGTGACATTAGCCGTGTTTTTCAAGATCCCAAAATGGGAACAGCTTCGCGCTTAAGCATTGAAGAAAACATGGCCATTGCTTACCGTCGTGGAAAAAAACGTGGACTTGGCTGGGGCGTTAAAGAAGAGGACCGCAAAGTATTTCAAGAGTCACTGAAAGAATTAGGATTGCATTTAGAGAATCGCCTCAAGGTTGATACTCAGTTCCTATCAGGTGGACAACGGCAAGCTTTGACGCTGCTTATGGCTTCGCTAGAAAAACCAAAGGTCTTGTTGCTTGACGAACACACAGCAGCCTTAGATCCCAAAACCAGTGATATGGTCATGCAATTAACAGATAAAATAGTTAAGAATCACCAGCTGACAACTCTTATGATCACACATAACATGGAAAATGCAATTGCATATGGTAATAGACTTGTGATGTTACACCATGGCAAAATTGTGGTAGATGTTAAAGGCAAAGCAAAAGAAAACCTTACTGTCGCTCAACTCATGGAGCTTTTCCACCAAAACAGTGGTCATGAACTGACAGATGATGCTCTTGTTTTAGGGTAA
- a CDS encoding ABC transporter permease — protein sequence MTLILSSLSQGLLWSVMAIGVYITFRILDIADLTAEGSYPLGAAICATGIVSGVNPLLATLMAFGGGLLAGLISGFIHTKLKIPALLTGIVTLTGLYSINLKVLGKANVALLGQKTLVTQLYDLGFTKLAAVIILGVLVTLIVILLLTLLMKTQIGLALRSTGDNIPMSASNGIDTDKMKILGYMISNGLIALCGALLSQNNGYADLNSGVGTIVIGLASIIIAEVVIPNLSIGWRLLSIVLGSIIYRLIILAILSIPGMDADLVKLFSAILLATVLFVPELQKKLNIHKPKLE from the coding sequence ATGACACTCATTCTATCAAGCTTATCACAGGGCCTACTTTGGTCAGTTATGGCCATTGGGGTTTACATCACCTTTAGGATATTGGATATAGCTGATTTGACAGCAGAAGGGTCTTACCCTCTTGGCGCAGCCATTTGTGCTACAGGAATTGTATCAGGCGTAAATCCGCTTCTTGCCACGCTAATGGCCTTTGGTGGAGGCTTGCTTGCAGGTTTAATCTCTGGTTTCATCCATACCAAACTTAAAATTCCCGCTCTCTTAACAGGGATTGTCACACTGACTGGACTGTACTCTATTAATTTAAAAGTACTGGGTAAGGCTAACGTGGCTCTCTTAGGGCAAAAGACCTTAGTCACACAACTTTACGACCTAGGCTTCACAAAACTGGCTGCCGTCATTATCTTGGGTGTGCTTGTCACCTTAATTGTGATTCTTTTACTCACTCTCTTAATGAAGACGCAAATTGGTTTAGCTCTGCGATCTACCGGAGATAATATCCCTATGAGTGCTTCTAACGGTATTGACACCGACAAAATGAAGATTTTGGGCTACATGATTTCAAATGGCTTGATTGCGCTTTGTGGGGCGCTTCTTAGTCAAAATAATGGCTATGCTGATTTGAACTCTGGTGTTGGAACAATTGTTATTGGTCTTGCTTCAATCATCATTGCTGAAGTGGTTATCCCTAACCTATCAATTGGTTGGCGCTTGTTATCCATTGTGCTTGGATCCATCATTTACAGACTGATTATCTTAGCAATTTTATCTATTCCAGGGATGGATGCTGACTTGGTTAAACTCTTCTCAGCTATTCTACTTGCGACAGTTCTCTTTGTTCCAGAACTACAGAAAAAGTTAAACATTCACAAGCCCAAATTAGAATAG
- a CDS encoding deoxynucleoside kinase, producing MLIVLAGTIGAGKSSLAAALGEHLGTEVFYEAVDNNPVLDLYYQDPKKYAFLLQIFFLNKRFKSIKEAYKADNNILDRSIFEDELFLTINYKNGNVSETELDIYKELLANMLEELDGMPKKSPDLLIYIDVSFDKMLERIQKRGRDFEQTDDNPDLEAYYSQVHDEYPGWYDSYDVSPKMKIDGDQLDFVQNPDDLKTVLELVDAKLRALGLKS from the coding sequence ATGTTGATTGTATTAGCCGGAACAATTGGAGCTGGTAAAAGCTCTCTTGCTGCTGCTCTTGGGGAGCATTTGGGAACAGAAGTTTTCTACGAAGCTGTAGACAATAACCCTGTGTTAGACCTTTACTACCAAGACCCTAAGAAATATGCCTTTTTATTGCAAATTTTCTTTTTAAACAAACGGTTTAAGTCCATTAAAGAGGCCTATAAAGCCGACAATAATATCCTTGACCGTTCTATCTTTGAAGACGAGCTCTTTTTGACCATTAACTACAAAAATGGTAATGTGTCTGAGACAGAACTCGATATCTACAAAGAACTTTTAGCTAATATGTTAGAAGAACTAGATGGCATGCCTAAGAAAAGCCCTGACTTGCTCATCTATATTGATGTGTCTTTTGACAAGATGTTAGAGCGTATCCAAAAACGTGGCCGTGACTTTGAACAGACGGATGATAATCCTGACTTAGAGGCTTACTACAGCCAAGTTCACGATGAATACCCAGGTTGGTATGATAGCTATGATGTCTCTCCTAAGATGAAGATTGATGGCGACCAATTGGACTTCGTTCAAAATCCTGATGATTTAAAAACGGTTTTAGAACTGGTTGATGCCAAATTACGCGCATTAGGTCTCAAATCATAA
- the dusB gene encoding tRNA dihydrouridine synthase DusB, translating into MTKLNSSFMIGTVEIPHRTVLAPMAGVTNSAFRTIAKEFGAGLVVMEMISEKGLLYNNEKTLHMLHIDETEHPMSIQLFGGDAEGLKRAADFIQTNTKADIVDINMGCPVNKVVKNEAGAKWLRDPDKIYHIVSEVTSVLDIPLTVKMRTGWADSSLAVENALAAEAAGVSALAMHGRTREQMYTGTCDHETLARVSNAITKIPFIGNGDVRNVQDAKYMIEEVGVDAVMIGRAAMNNPYLFTQINHFFETGQELPDLPFAKKLDIAEDHLRRLIALKGETIAVREFRGLAPHYLRGTAGAAKVRSAVSRADTLAEVEAIFDQVR; encoded by the coding sequence ATGACAAAGCTTAATTCATCTTTTATGATTGGGACTGTTGAAATCCCACACCGCACTGTTTTAGCTCCTATGGCTGGGGTAACAAACTCAGCTTTTAGAACCATCGCTAAGGAATTTGGCGCTGGTTTGGTTGTAATGGAGATGATTTCTGAAAAAGGACTCCTTTACAATAACGAAAAAACCTTGCACATGTTGCATATTGACGAAACAGAGCACCCAATGTCTATCCAGCTTTTTGGTGGGGATGCTGAAGGCCTAAAGCGGGCTGCAGACTTCATTCAAACAAACACCAAAGCAGATATCGTTGACATCAATATGGGCTGTCCTGTTAACAAGGTGGTCAAAAACGAAGCTGGTGCAAAATGGTTGCGTGATCCTGATAAAATCTACCACATTGTTTCAGAAGTGACCTCAGTACTTGACATTCCTCTGACTGTCAAAATGCGCACGGGTTGGGCTGATAGCTCACTAGCTGTTGAAAATGCCCTTGCTGCTGAAGCTGCTGGGGTGTCTGCCTTAGCCATGCACGGTCGTACTCGTGAGCAAATGTATACAGGAACTTGTGACCATGAAACTTTGGCCCGTGTTTCAAATGCCATTACAAAGATTCCTTTTATTGGTAACGGAGATGTGCGTAATGTTCAAGATGCTAAATACATGATTGAAGAAGTTGGCGTTGATGCCGTTATGATTGGTCGCGCAGCTATGAACAATCCTTATCTTTTCACCCAAATTAACCACTTCTTTGAAACTGGCCAAGAATTACCAGATTTACCATTTGCTAAGAAACTAGACATCGCAGAGGATCACTTGCGACGGTTGATTGCCCTTAAAGGTGAGACTATTGCTGTTCGTGAATTCCGTGGCTTGGCTCCTCACTACCTTCGTGGGACTGCTGGTGCTGCTAAAGTCCGTAGTGCTGTTTCACGCGCCGATACCTTGGCTGAAGTTGAAGCTATTTTTGACCAAGTTCGTTAG
- a CDS encoding single-stranded DNA-binding protein, with product MYNKVVMIGRLVAEPELIKTAKDKSICRVSLAVNRRYKNADGEKQVDFVPMILWGKLAETLVSYGSKGSLMSIDGELRTRRYEKEGKSHFMMEILCQSFQLLESRAQRAMRENNADNELADLILDEEELPF from the coding sequence ATGTATAATAAAGTCGTAATGATTGGCCGCTTGGTTGCAGAACCAGAATTAATAAAAACAGCAAAGGATAAGTCTATTTGTCGTGTTTCACTAGCAGTCAATAGGCGTTACAAAAATGCTGATGGTGAAAAACAGGTGGATTTTGTCCCAATGATACTTTGGGGGAAATTAGCTGAGACACTCGTTTCTTATGGCAGCAAGGGAAGTTTGATGTCGATTGATGGTGAATTGCGTACAAGACGCTATGAAAAAGAGGGCAAATCTCATTTTATGATGGAGATTTTGTGTCAATCTTTTCAGTTATTAGAAAGTCGGGCACAAAGAGCCATGCGGGAAAACAATGCTGACAATGAGTTAGCAGACCTCATTTTAGATGAGGAAGAATTACCTTTTTAA